Proteins found in one Rhodovulum sp. MB263 genomic segment:
- a CDS encoding STAS domain-containing protein, whose amino-acid sequence MDPEKTDEIGPGEVCLAQELGPRDAAGIRDRLLAALSGDGAIRVDTSAATGMHAAILQILAAAARDAARQGRSFTLIAPPGGACATAFERAGLDLPGQAPAA is encoded by the coding sequence ATGGACCCCGAAAAAACCGACGAGATCGGACCGGGAGAGGTATGCCTCGCGCAGGAGCTCGGCCCGCGTGACGCCGCCGGCATTCGCGACCGGTTGCTGGCCGCCCTGAGCGGGGACGGCGCCATTCGCGTCGATACATCCGCCGCGACCGGGATGCATGCGGCGATCCTTCAGATCCTGGCCGCGGCCGCGCGCGATGCGGCGCGGCAGGGCCGGTCCTTCACCCTGATCGCTCCGCCAGGCGGTGCCTGCGCGACCGCCTTCGAGAGGGCGGGTCTCGACCTGCCCGGACAGGCCCCGGCCGCCTGA
- a CDS encoding response regulator codes for MSKTILAIDDSPSILQMVAHTLTTAGYRVIEAVDGADGYDKAVANRIDAVITDLNMPRLNGLDFIRKYRSHGTSAGVPIVFLTTETDDGLKREAREAGATGWIAKPFRQDQLLAVVRKVAGA; via the coding sequence ATGTCAAAGACGATCCTCGCCATCGACGATTCGCCGTCGATCCTGCAAATGGTGGCGCATACCCTCACCACGGCCGGTTACCGCGTGATCGAGGCGGTCGACGGGGCGGACGGCTATGACAAGGCCGTCGCCAACCGGATCGACGCGGTCATCACCGATCTGAACATGCCCCGGCTGAACGGGCTCGATTTCATCCGCAAGTATCGCAGCCATGGCACGAGCGCGGGTGTGCCCATCGTGTTTCTGACCACCGAGACCGATGACGGGCTGAAGCGCGAGGCCAGGGAGGCGGGCGCCACCGGCTGGATCGCCAAGCCCTTCAGGCAGGATCAGCTGCTGGCGGTCGTCAGAAAGGTGGCCGGAGCATGA